In the Bacillus tuaregi genome, one interval contains:
- a CDS encoding methyl-accepting chemotaxis protein produces the protein MQDSLRNLVQKIERSAKQVTDASEELSTNAVQTSTTTKQVTLAIQEVAGSAEKQTQKVDENALALEKVTEGVIRIAESSTKVYDLSHHAMRYAEDGGQAVQDTVAQMQSIYDSVTESNQVIKLLNERSKEVNSILSVITSIADQTNLLALNAAIEAARAGEHGKGFSVVAEEVRKLAEQSQQSAKEIYNIIERIQVDTGNSVAIMGRVMEDVQSGVNVSNDAIEKFNDIIQSTKEMTPQMDEVSMAAQQMAVAIQAATTISTELSAIAQENAATSEEVAASTEEQLAAMEEITTSSNTLSDMAEELNGLVAQFKW, from the coding sequence ATGCAGGACAGCCTGCGAAACCTTGTCCAGAAAATCGAACGAAGCGCTAAGCAAGTGACAGATGCATCTGAGGAGCTATCAACCAATGCGGTGCAGACAAGCACGACAACGAAGCAGGTGACGCTGGCGATTCAAGAAGTGGCAGGAAGTGCGGAAAAACAAACACAAAAGGTAGACGAAAATGCGCTAGCACTTGAGAAGGTGACAGAGGGTGTGATACGGATTGCCGAGAGCTCGACGAAAGTCTATGACCTTTCCCATCATGCGATGCGATATGCGGAGGATGGCGGGCAAGCGGTGCAGGATACGGTAGCGCAAATGCAATCGATCTATGATTCTGTTACAGAATCGAACCAAGTGATTAAATTATTAAATGAGCGTTCAAAGGAAGTCAATTCTATCTTATCCGTCATTACGAGCATTGCGGATCAAACGAACCTGCTAGCTTTAAATGCCGCGATCGAGGCAGCCCGTGCAGGTGAGCATGGCAAAGGCTTCTCCGTCGTAGCGGAAGAGGTGCGGAAGCTTGCGGAGCAATCTCAGCAGTCAGCGAAGGAAATCTATAATATTATTGAGAGAATTCAAGTAGATACCGGCAACTCTGTTGCGATTATGGGCCGTGTTATGGAGGATGTCCAGAGTGGGGTCAACGTATCCAATGATGCCATTGAAAAGTTTAATGACATCATTCAGTCGACGAAGGAAATGACACCGCAAATGGATGAGGTATCCATGGCCGCTCAGCAAATGGCCGTTGCCATCCAAGCGGCGACGACGATTTCAACTGAGCTATCCGCCATCGCACAAGAAAATGCCGCCACATCAGAGGAGGTTGCCGCCTCTACAGAAGAACAGCTAGCCGCCATGGAGGAAATCACCACTTCCTCGAACACTCTTTCAGATATGGCTGAGGAGTTGAATGGATTGGTAGCGCAGTTTAAGTGGTGA
- a CDS encoding outer membrane protein assembly factor BamD: protein MKTYHVKIRMVVLIGVFLLLGGCSSKTDAIYQESIQKGLDAIAEDDFSKAEGLFEMALEAKEDDVTAKAYLSQVQLFLQADDFIKQNNIDDAVHSLDKAITVKEGSKVIAAKSQAKKEIILTYQENQNTYLSLLNDAKGLNESGQYQESNNKLDELLKVDLTPFTAMKDEAVKLKESNNAAIRNAEIAQAQQEAQEKVAAVEQEAQKNSKPNTLSADDVVIHYSISNDGELELLIRSIILKVGQRLILTRDDNSNVSERTLFSANGTIDIFDNTKGMIAVAPGTTDITIIPGEDWDKSKVIEVTVIN, encoded by the coding sequence ATGAAAACATATCATGTGAAGATCAGAATGGTAGTCTTAATAGGGGTATTTCTGCTTTTAGGGGGATGTAGTTCGAAAACGGACGCCATCTATCAGGAATCGATCCAAAAAGGACTCGATGCGATTGCAGAGGATGATTTCAGCAAGGCTGAGGGACTATTCGAGATGGCGTTGGAAGCGAAGGAAGATGATGTGACGGCAAAGGCGTATTTGAGCCAGGTCCAATTATTTTTACAGGCGGATGATTTTATTAAACAAAATAACATAGATGATGCCGTACATTCGCTAGATAAGGCGATAACGGTCAAGGAGGGATCAAAGGTAATTGCCGCTAAATCACAGGCAAAAAAGGAAATAATTCTTACGTACCAGGAAAATCAAAATACATATCTTTCACTACTCAATGATGCCAAAGGTCTAAACGAATCCGGCCAATATCAAGAATCTAACAATAAGCTTGACGAATTACTGAAGGTAGATTTAACCCCGTTTACCGCAATGAAAGATGAAGCTGTGAAACTAAAGGAATCTAATAATGCAGCTATTAGGAATGCCGAAATTGCACAAGCGCAACAAGAAGCTCAGGAGAAGGTTGCAGCAGTGGAACAGGAAGCACAGAAAAATTCAAAACCCAATACTCTTTCAGCTGACGATGTAGTGATACACTACTCGATTTCTAATGATGGTGAATTAGAGCTCCTTATACGCTCTATCATACTGAAAGTTGGGCAAAGATTAATCCTTACAAGGGATGATAACAGCAATGTAAGCGAACGTACATTATTTAGTGCAAATGGTACCATTGACATCTTTGATAATACGAAGGGGATGATTGCAGTAGCCCCTGGAACCACAGACATTACTATTATTCCTGGTGAGGACTGGGATAAATCTAAAGTAATAGAAGTAACTGTGATTAATTAA
- a CDS encoding cell division site-positioning protein MapZ family protein, whose amino-acid sequence MTLQNLKMLMIVFSVIIMVLAGCSSKTDELYQDSIQKGLDAIAEDDFSKAEGLFEMALEAKEDDVTAKAYTKQVQLILEAEDFMNQNQINEAVQVLDQSIKVKEGSKVISAKAEAKKEALVQFQENEKSYNALLTEAKNLNQSGDFSQSNEKLDELLQNDLSTFVALQDEAMKLKDSNHESIKNAEIAKAKEEADRQAAEAKAADPFEWAPGIKEEFERSVVDENGYIDSRDNIIYKKDSVNDNNEGFYAVYTMMDGEEVYVVYVNCKTGWYHG is encoded by the coding sequence GTGACATTACAAAATTTAAAAATGCTCATGATTGTCTTTAGTGTAATAATCATGGTTCTTGCAGGCTGCAGTTCAAAGACAGATGAATTGTATCAAGATTCAATCCAAAAAGGACTCGATGCGATTGCAGAGGATGATTTCAGTAAGGCTGAGGGACTATTCGAGATGGCGTTGGAAGCGAAGGAAGATGATGTGACGGCAAAGGCGTATACGAAACAAGTTCAATTGATTTTGGAAGCGGAGGATTTCATGAATCAAAATCAAATAAATGAAGCTGTACAAGTGCTAGATCAGTCAATAAAAGTAAAAGAGGGTTCAAAGGTAATTTCAGCTAAGGCGGAAGCCAAAAAGGAAGCGCTAGTCCAGTTTCAGGAGAATGAGAAGAGTTATAACGCTCTGTTAACTGAAGCAAAAAACTTAAACCAATCGGGTGATTTTTCACAATCTAATGAAAAGCTGGATGAATTACTTCAAAATGATTTATCAACGTTTGTAGCCCTTCAGGATGAAGCGATGAAGCTAAAGGATTCAAACCATGAATCGATTAAAAATGCTGAGATTGCAAAAGCGAAGGAGGAAGCCGACAGGCAGGCTGCGGAAGCGAAAGCAGCTGACCCATTTGAATGGGCTCCTGGTATAAAAGAGGAGTTTGAACGGTCTGTTGTGGACGAAAATGGTTATATCGATTCACGAGATAATATTATTTATAAAAAGGATTCCGTTAATGACAACAATGAAGGTTTTTATGCGGTATATACGATGATGGACGGTGAAGAAGTCTATGTTGTTTATGTGAATTGTAAGACAGGATGGTATCACGGATAA
- a CDS encoding S-layer homology domain-containing protein translates to MKKTVLRRVSSIFLSLLLVLQAVPLYIAAEGTQDDEGFKDAEDFVKYNREINQLVQLGIIQGYPDQTFKPDKSITRAQGVAMIIREMKLDTSNRQDPHFKDMDPGYRFYAEIATAVQKGIIDGYPDGTFRPNEEMTRSQMAKILVGAYHLQLKESETNSFKDVPATYWGYEFINILASNGVTLGHTDGTFDPTGKLTRLHFSLFLSRYINEVKSEQQDAEVEQLKQQFELKADQTKVSNGQTVSLNLQVSQHAEANYKTSWKATAGKLTVADDGRSATWEAEPNSTKDYTVTVTIEATLKSGETITFDKTIVISTTNTGGSSGGGGSPAPEGDDTEVITDPSEEETDENDGSEDTGNPDDSGDTGNPDNPEDTGNPDDSEDSGDDEHPEDTGDDADSSKEVTYEENVSEITDELLSSLEAVTSGDELYFSNEADLSAYQSGDILLLPPSEEFPNGLAAKLGELSTKDGFQVWSYTNPKLEEVVVELDIDKTVPVTIDHILPLEGVEVEVAEAEAEPQSSFRIASTIEDEVKFGQDIIFKFNKKLFERDTSSGTSSLDLTGDLRLHAPTVYARLKYDGLFLENGVVSFSASQEANFLLEGSVDVKNEYKIPLAQISIPVYGAFTANGTIDFVVSIEGEAHLELNIHEELGFKAGVEVTGVRDEIGFVHYETNTYSYPTAEINVETAELSGKIKAEAGPVAELSVGFKQINIAGVETSAGVEGSIEANGDSGEACIQTEVYKFVTTDLTWGFLTYETIPLIPYRELVSESSSCTGDDVSPDPEPEPEPDPVEETPFLLWEKNFIGTSGVPVIGPDHNIYVNESGGSLVSLTPQGEKRWQFSTPTILGDPVISEDGIIYAKSFNDLYTYNLNGEEMGQIPFQSEKGDVGNPILFEDKLYVPVSSLTHGTWIAAFTNTGERLWEKQVSDDYIHSALSIYQGNLYLTSGGSLYSFDLQGNQVWKSEDLYLWGKPSFGEDGSVYVVSPTLSKVLAFDQTTGDKKWEIKTDYLFAGDSEVTVSPEGHLYVNGADKIYVISAEGQLIATYFVEYWTAPVSFDSSGNVYVVTSYFNVSKVIKYDQNHNEKQVFEYTGDGRIDNRPTIGENGVVYVGGTKTMAIQF, encoded by the coding sequence ATGAAAAAGACGGTCTTAAGAAGGGTTTCTTCTATATTTCTGAGTCTGCTATTAGTATTACAGGCTGTACCGCTATACATAGCTGCAGAAGGAACTCAGGATGATGAAGGGTTTAAAGATGCAGAAGATTTCGTCAAATATAACCGAGAGATTAATCAATTAGTTCAGCTAGGCATTATCCAAGGATATCCAGACCAGACATTTAAACCGGATAAGTCGATTACTAGAGCGCAGGGTGTAGCAATGATTATTCGTGAAATGAAGCTGGATACATCAAATCGTCAAGATCCACACTTTAAGGATATGGATCCAGGCTATCGATTTTACGCTGAAATAGCAACTGCAGTACAAAAGGGCATCATTGATGGTTATCCCGATGGTACATTTAGACCTAATGAAGAAATGACTCGAAGTCAAATGGCTAAAATCCTAGTAGGTGCATATCATTTACAGCTGAAAGAGTCAGAGACTAACAGTTTCAAAGATGTACCAGCGACCTATTGGGGATATGAGTTTATAAATATATTAGCTTCTAATGGTGTCACTCTAGGGCATACAGATGGTACATTTGACCCTACAGGAAAGTTAACCAGACTGCATTTTTCTCTTTTCCTCTCACGCTATATTAATGAAGTAAAGAGTGAACAACAAGATGCAGAGGTTGAACAATTAAAGCAACAATTTGAGCTCAAAGCCGATCAAACGAAGGTTTCCAATGGGCAGACGGTTTCACTAAACCTTCAAGTGAGTCAACACGCTGAGGCAAATTATAAGACGTCTTGGAAAGCAACAGCTGGAAAATTAACTGTGGCTGATGATGGTAGGAGTGCTACATGGGAAGCGGAACCTAATAGTACAAAGGATTACACCGTTACAGTAACCATTGAGGCTACCTTAAAGTCAGGGGAAACGATTACTTTTGACAAAACGATTGTCATCTCGACCACTAATACAGGTGGAAGTTCAGGCGGTGGGGGAAGCCCTGCTCCAGAAGGTGATGATACAGAGGTCATAACAGATCCATCTGAGGAAGAGACAGATGAGAATGACGGTTCGGAGGATACAGGAAATCCTGACGATTCAGGGGATACAGGAAATCCTGACAATCCGGAAGATACAGGAAATCCTGACGATTCAGAAGACTCAGGGGATGATGAGCATCCAGAGGATACAGGGGATGATGCGGATTCTTCAAAAGAGGTTACGTATGAAGAAAATGTTTCCGAAATAACGGATGAACTTCTCTCCTCATTAGAAGCTGTAACGTCAGGTGATGAGCTCTACTTCTCAAATGAGGCTGACCTCTCTGCCTATCAAAGTGGAGATATTCTGTTGTTGCCACCATCAGAAGAATTTCCTAATGGACTAGCGGCAAAATTAGGTGAATTGAGCACGAAGGACGGTTTTCAGGTATGGAGCTATACGAATCCAAAACTTGAAGAGGTTGTAGTGGAGCTGGATATTGATAAGACGGTCCCTGTTACGATTGATCATATTCTCCCGCTTGAAGGGGTAGAGGTAGAAGTAGCAGAAGCAGAAGCGGAACCACAGTCTAGTTTTCGGATTGCTTCTACTATAGAAGATGAGGTGAAGTTTGGTCAGGATATCATTTTTAAGTTTAATAAGAAGCTATTTGAACGGGATACTAGTTCAGGAACCTCTTCCTTAGACTTAACCGGTGATTTAAGGCTTCATGCACCAACAGTATATGCAAGGCTGAAATATGATGGCCTATTTTTGGAAAATGGTGTAGTCTCTTTTTCAGCAAGTCAGGAAGCAAACTTCTTATTAGAGGGCTCTGTAGATGTAAAGAATGAATACAAAATACCGCTTGCCCAAATTTCAATCCCTGTGTATGGGGCCTTCACTGCGAATGGCACAATAGATTTCGTTGTTTCCATAGAGGGTGAAGCGCACCTTGAACTAAACATTCATGAAGAATTAGGCTTTAAGGCAGGGGTTGAGGTGACGGGTGTAAGAGATGAAATTGGATTCGTTCATTATGAAACGAATACCTATAGTTATCCTACGGCAGAAATCAATGTGGAAACAGCCGAGCTTTCTGGAAAAATTAAGGCTGAAGCGGGACCTGTAGCAGAATTAAGTGTTGGTTTTAAGCAAATAAATATTGCCGGAGTTGAAACTAGCGCGGGAGTAGAGGGTTCGATTGAGGCGAATGGAGATAGCGGAGAAGCCTGTATACAGACTGAGGTTTATAAGTTTGTGACAACCGACTTAACCTGGGGTTTCCTAACTTATGAAACCATACCGCTTATCCCATACCGTGAACTAGTATCTGAAAGTTCATCCTGTACAGGGGACGATGTCTCGCCGGACCCAGAACCTGAGCCAGAACCAGATCCTGTTGAAGAAACACCCTTTCTTCTTTGGGAAAAAAACTTCATCGGTACTTCAGGTGTACCGGTAATCGGCCCTGATCACAATATTTATGTTAATGAATCGGGTGGTTCATTAGTTTCCTTGACTCCACAAGGAGAGAAACGTTGGCAGTTTAGTACACCAACTATCCTGGGTGACCCTGTTATCTCTGAGGACGGCATTATCTATGCGAAAAGCTTTAACGATCTATATACGTATAACTTAAACGGTGAAGAAATGGGGCAGATTCCTTTTCAGTCAGAAAAAGGAGATGTCGGAAACCCGATTCTTTTCGAAGATAAGCTGTATGTTCCAGTTTCTTCCTTAACGCATGGAACTTGGATTGCTGCCTTTACAAATACTGGGGAACGATTATGGGAAAAGCAAGTCTCCGATGATTATATCCATTCAGCCCTTAGTATCTATCAAGGAAATTTATATTTAACGTCTGGAGGAAGTTTATACTCATTTGACCTACAAGGGAATCAGGTTTGGAAGTCAGAGGACCTTTATTTATGGGGAAAACCATCCTTCGGTGAAGATGGATCTGTCTACGTTGTCTCGCCTACCTTATCTAAGGTATTGGCCTTTGATCAAACTACAGGTGATAAAAAGTGGGAGATAAAAACCGATTATTTATTTGCTGGTGACTCAGAAGTCACAGTTTCTCCAGAGGGACACCTCTATGTGAACGGAGCAGATAAAATTTATGTGATTAGTGCAGAAGGGCAATTAATCGCCACCTACTTTGTAGAATATTGGACAGCACCTGTTTCATTTGATTCATCAGGAAATGTGTACGTTGTGACAAGCTATTTTAACGTATCAAAAGTGATTAAATATGACCAGAATCATAATGAAAAACAGGTCTTTGAGTATACAGGTGATGGACGGATCGATAACCGTCCAACAATAGGAGAAAATGGAGTCGTGTACGTAGGTGGAACCAAAACGATGGCCATTCAGTTTTAG
- a CDS encoding helix-turn-helix transcriptional regulator, with amino-acid sequence MKIERLISIIMILLKRELVSATELAETFEVTTRTIYRDVETLSMANIPIYTVPGRDGGIGLMSTYKVDKKLLTSKDLQNILTALHGVEQLIQSPEIKSTITKIRAMQTEQQNDELDFSLHFTGWPGTEELKAVAESLQEAIRDQIIVQFDYYDVNGTHSSRKVEPYHLMYKGERWYLQGYSYEREDFRTFRLARMSNLQFTNETFQARDYSVIDKIPKDKLPPVYPVRLKANMRVRDIIIERFGISVITPCDDDTYYADLKLPNVENAYRFILQLGANAQIVDGGIFKQEFHRYLEKVINNYRPQ; translated from the coding sequence ATGAAAATCGAGCGATTAATTTCTATCATTATGATTCTATTAAAGCGGGAGTTAGTTTCGGCCACTGAACTAGCAGAAACGTTTGAGGTGACAACACGGACGATTTATCGCGATGTCGAAACGCTTAGCATGGCGAATATTCCCATTTATACGGTTCCGGGTCGAGATGGTGGAATTGGACTCATGTCTACCTATAAGGTGGATAAAAAGCTGTTAACCTCAAAGGATTTACAAAATATATTAACGGCCTTACATGGTGTGGAGCAGTTGATTCAAAGTCCGGAAATCAAATCAACCATCACGAAAATCCGTGCTATGCAAACGGAACAACAAAACGATGAGCTGGATTTTTCTTTGCATTTTACCGGGTGGCCAGGAACAGAGGAATTGAAGGCGGTCGCTGAGTCTTTACAAGAGGCCATTCGCGATCAGATTATCGTCCAATTTGACTACTATGATGTAAATGGCACACACTCCTCTCGCAAAGTTGAACCCTATCACTTGATGTATAAAGGGGAGCGCTGGTACTTACAGGGCTATAGCTATGAACGAGAGGATTTTCGCACCTTTCGCTTGGCGCGCATGTCGAATTTGCAATTTACAAACGAAACTTTTCAGGCACGAGATTATAGCGTCATCGACAAAATTCCAAAGGATAAGCTCCCTCCAGTTTATCCGGTTCGGTTGAAAGCGAATATGCGGGTCCGCGATATCATTATTGAACGCTTTGGCATCTCAGTGATTACACCGTGTGATGATGACACCTACTATGCAGACTTGAAGCTTCCAAATGTGGAGAACGCCTATCGTTTTATTTTACAGTTAGGAGCAAATGCCCAAATTGTAGACGGCGGTATTTTCAAACAGGAGTTTCATCGTTATTTGGAAAAAGTGATTAACAACTATCGACCACAGTGA
- a CDS encoding GyrI-like domain-containing protein has product MMTKLTIKHIDELQLTGYSTSVPLPTMENVEEVSKQKTAHFGSLAKSGKFGALMAGSRDKIGYAVGTTSSDSLSYFAGANTTTVVEDAEQLILPANDYVVLTAEGGQSRKLFDQLIRQFFGEILPNHPELEYEDTYVIEMLVNGNPMDAVVELAVPVTGTARSL; this is encoded by the coding sequence ATGATGACAAAATTAACAATCAAGCATATCGATGAATTACAATTAACTGGCTATAGTACGAGCGTGCCACTCCCAACAATGGAAAATGTGGAGGAAGTATCGAAACAAAAGACCGCACACTTCGGGTCCCTTGCCAAAAGTGGCAAATTTGGTGCGCTAATGGCTGGCAGCAGAGATAAAATCGGTTATGCGGTTGGGACAACCAGCAGTGATAGCTTATCCTATTTCGCAGGAGCAAATACGACGACCGTTGTGGAAGATGCGGAGCAATTAATTCTGCCGGCTAATGATTATGTCGTGCTTACGGCAGAAGGAGGTCAAAGCCGAAAATTATTCGACCAATTAATCCGCCAATTTTTTGGAGAAATATTACCCAATCATCCAGAGCTTGAGTATGAAGATACGTATGTCATTGAAATGTTAGTAAACGGAAATCCAATGGATGCGGTTGTTGAATTAGCCGTCCCGGTGACAGGCACCGCCCGAAGTTTGTAG
- a CDS encoding TetR/AcrR family transcriptional regulator, producing MPKKVDLVERKNQIAAATWRVILNKGIDKASIQNIAEEAQMSVGLIQHNFSSKEKIIHYAMNLVLNRMEERAKARSQTFTGTKEETLRGLMNFLIPTDDEELMEARVWISFLGRSFSDPTLFELQQRMDRYSRNMVQMMLNLMIDLGYVDEKAEVELELETLYAFIDGMVIHVLQSPAFYTESKVDRLIEYYLSNKKGTVPNG from the coding sequence ATGCCAAAAAAAGTGGATCTTGTTGAAAGAAAAAATCAAATTGCTGCTGCTACTTGGCGAGTGATTTTAAATAAAGGAATTGATAAAGCATCAATACAAAACATTGCAGAGGAAGCCCAAATGTCAGTTGGCTTAATACAGCATAATTTTTCATCGAAAGAGAAAATTATACATTATGCGATGAATTTAGTATTAAATCGGATGGAGGAACGGGCAAAGGCAAGGTCCCAAACATTTACTGGAACAAAGGAAGAAACTTTAAGAGGGTTAATGAATTTCCTTATTCCAACTGATGATGAGGAATTAATGGAAGCAAGAGTATGGATCTCATTCTTAGGGCGTTCCTTCAGTGATCCGACACTTTTCGAATTACAGCAAAGGATGGATCGTTATTCAAGGAATATGGTGCAGATGATGTTGAACCTGATGATAGATTTAGGATATGTGGATGAAAAAGCCGAGGTAGAATTAGAGCTTGAAACTCTTTATGCTTTTATCGATGGCATGGTCATCCATGTACTTCAAAGTCCGGCATTCTATACGGAAAGCAAGGTAGACCGATTAATCGAATACTATTTAAGTAATAAAAAGGGGACAGTACCGAATGGATAA
- a CDS encoding MFS transporter, whose amino-acid sequence MQVTTNAEQIVQKTKFNKFHGVLLFWGAILMLFDGFDLTIYGAVVPTLMEEWGISAVQAGMYGSYALFGMMFGALIFGTLADKLGRKKIILICVFIFSLFMLLSGLAPTPEMFGVFRFITGLGLGGMMPNVIGLVSEYSPEGLRSRMIATIMAGYSIGGVVAALLSMVLITNFGWESVFFFGALPILFLPFLVKSLPDSVGTLVSKNDYKGIQKILVKLNSTYQPTENERFILNKQKEDSSPVKNLFTENRALLTVMIWVTYFMSLLMIYGLNTWLPKFMTEAGFPLGSSLSFLLALNVGATVGAILMGWVADRWGVGKALILFFVIAAISITSLGYATNMVLLYILVAIAGAATVGTQNLTHSYTSQFYPITMRSTALGWALAVGRIGGILGPTIGGILLASQLTLQVNFLVFALPGVIAALAVFLANQQGAKVLNTKKQVDTSAS is encoded by the coding sequence ATGCAAGTAACAACGAATGCTGAACAAATCGTTCAGAAGACAAAATTTAACAAGTTTCATGGTGTGTTACTATTTTGGGGTGCCATATTAATGCTATTTGATGGGTTTGATTTAACCATCTATGGTGCAGTTGTCCCTACGTTAATGGAAGAATGGGGAATTTCTGCTGTTCAAGCAGGGATGTATGGGAGCTATGCCTTATTCGGCATGATGTTTGGTGCCTTAATCTTTGGAACATTGGCAGATAAACTAGGCCGTAAAAAGATTATCTTGATTTGTGTTTTTATCTTCAGTCTCTTTATGCTTCTTTCAGGATTAGCCCCAACTCCAGAAATGTTTGGAGTGTTCCGATTCATTACTGGCTTAGGCTTAGGTGGTATGATGCCAAATGTAATTGGATTAGTTAGTGAGTATTCCCCGGAAGGATTGCGCAGCCGGATGATTGCGACGATTATGGCCGGATATTCCATTGGCGGCGTTGTCGCTGCATTACTAAGTATGGTTCTGATTACTAATTTTGGTTGGGAGTCCGTCTTTTTCTTTGGTGCCCTTCCTATTTTATTCCTGCCGTTCCTCGTAAAGTCATTACCAGACTCAGTCGGAACATTAGTTTCTAAAAATGACTACAAAGGAATACAGAAGATTCTTGTAAAATTAAATTCCACTTATCAACCAACAGAAAATGAAAGATTTATTTTAAATAAACAAAAGGAAGATTCATCTCCTGTTAAGAATTTATTTACTGAAAACAGAGCCCTTTTAACCGTAATGATTTGGGTCACCTACTTTATGTCCCTATTGATGATCTATGGATTAAATACATGGCTGCCGAAATTCATGACCGAAGCTGGATTCCCGCTTGGTTCAAGCTTAAGCTTCCTTTTAGCGTTAAATGTCGGCGCGACTGTCGGTGCCATTCTGATGGGATGGGTAGCGGACCGTTGGGGTGTTGGGAAAGCACTTATTCTGTTCTTTGTCATTGCCGCTATTTCGATTACAAGCTTAGGATATGCAACCAATATGGTTCTATTGTATATTTTGGTAGCGATTGCAGGTGCCGCAACCGTTGGAACACAAAACCTTACACATTCCTACACTTCTCAATTCTACCCAATCACGATGCGCTCAACCGCTTTAGGATGGGCATTAGCCGTAGGACGTATTGGCGGAATCCTTGGACCAACCATTGGCGGTATTTTACTCGCTTCACAATTAACTTTACAGGTAAACTTTTTAGTATTTGCTCTTCCAGGAGTCATTGCCGCATTAGCTGTTTTCTTGGCCAATCAGCAAGGAGCGAAGGTTTTAAATACTAAAAAACAGGTGGACACATCTGCTAGTTAA
- a CDS encoding exosporium glycoprotein BclB-related protein: MSQPNIPNISPNITITRDDVINLLLASIAMEELGLAHIINAEGEKLQYVLGTLPGLTLPASLEEILEVNESVKDMLEMAMKKELLLDNKLKQVAGITNNSGIPGPPGPEGPAGPEGPEGPAGPEGPEGPAGPAGPAGPEGPAGPEGPAGPEGPEGPAGPEGPEGPAGPAGPAGPEGPAGPEGPAGPAGPAGPEGPAGPEGPAGPEGPAGPEGPAGPEGPAGPEGPAGPEGPAGPEGPVGPEGPAGPEGPAGPEGPAGPEGPAGPEGPPGAGAIIPFASGTPVTLTTLLNGLAGTGGLIGFGSSVAAINLAGGTIDLTGAAGTLLNFAFSVPREGTITSIAAYFSVTAGLSLALGSMTIRAQLYRSTTPNNLFTPIPGAEVVLSPNLTGLISLGDIVNGNISGLNIPVSPEDRLLLVFSATTSGLAVVSTIAGYASGGVAIS, encoded by the coding sequence GTGTCTCAACCGAATATTCCTAATATTTCGCCTAATATCACAATTACTCGGGACGATGTGATTAATTTATTGCTTGCATCTATTGCAATGGAAGAGTTAGGGCTTGCCCATATCATTAATGCTGAGGGAGAAAAACTTCAATATGTTTTGGGAACATTGCCAGGATTAACATTGCCTGCTTCATTGGAAGAGATTTTAGAAGTCAATGAAAGTGTGAAGGACATGCTTGAGATGGCAATGAAAAAGGAATTGCTGCTTGATAATAAATTGAAACAAGTTGCAGGTATTACAAATAATAGTGGTATTCCCGGGCCGCCTGGTCCAGAGGGTCCAGCCGGTCCAGAGGGTCCAGAGGGTCCAGCCGGTCCAGAGGGTCCAGAGGGTCCAGCCGGTCCAGCTGGTCCAGCTGGTCCAGAGGGTCCAGCCGGTCCAGAGGGTCCAGCCGGTCCAGAGGGTCCAGAGGGTCCAGCCGGTCCAGAGGGTCCAGAGGGTCCAGCCGGTCCAGCTGGTCCAGCTGGTCCAGAGGGTCCAGCCGGTCCAGAGGGTCCAGCCGGTCCAGCTGGTCCAGCTGGTCCAGAGGGTCCAGCCGGTCCAGAGGGTCCAGCCGGTCCAGAGGGTCCAGCCGGTCCAGAGGGTCCAGCCGGCCCAGAGGGTCCAGCCGGTCCAGAGGGTCCAGCCGGTCCAGAGGGTCCAGCCGGCCCAGAGGGTCCAGTCGGTCCAGAAGGTCCAGCCGGCCCAGAGGGTCCAGCCGGCCCAGAAGGTCCAGCCGGTCCGGAGGGTCCAGCCGGCCCAGAGGGTCCTCCAGGAGCCGGTGCCATCATTCCGTTTGCTTCGGGGACTCCTGTTACACTTACCACACTTTTAAATGGCTTAGCGGGTACGGGAGGCCTTATTGGATTTGGAAGTTCAGTTGCAGCTATTAATCTAGCTGGAGGTACGATCGACCTTACAGGTGCAGCAGGGACCCTGCTCAACTTTGCATTTTCAGTACCACGAGAGGGAACGATTACTTCAATAGCCGCTTATTTCAGCGTAACAGCAGGACTTTCCCTTGCATTAGGTTCGATGACAATTAGAGCTCAACTATATCGATCCACTACACCAAATAATCTTTTCACGCCCATTCCTGGTGCCGAAGTTGTGTTAAGTCCAAATTTAACTGGTTTAATCTCATTAGGGGATATTGTGAATGGGAATATATCTGGACTAAATATCCCTGTATCACCTGAAGATCGTTTATTATTGGTATTCTCCGCTACTACTAGCGGTCTGGCTGTCGTTAGTACGATTGCAGGGTACGCAAGTGGTGGTGTAGCTATTAGTTAA